The uncultured Eubacteriales bacterium region GGCGGGGTCAGTCTCACTCACCGTCATGTGCCCGCAGTCGGCGCAGTACCAGACGGGGATCTGGTGCCCCCACCACAGCTGACGGGAGATGCACCAGTCGTGGACGTTCTCCATCCAGTTGGTGTATATCTTGGAGAAACGGTCGGGGACGAACTTGGTCTCCCCCTCGTTGACGACGCGCAGCGCTTCCTTGGCCAGGGGCTCCATCTTCACGAACCACTGGGCGGAGATCAGGGGCTCCACGTCAGTGCCGCAGCGGTAGCAGGTGCCCACGTTGTGGGTGTGGGGCTCGATCTTCTCCAGCAGGCCCAAGGCCTCCAGGTCGGCAACCACCGCCTTGCGGGCATCAATGCGGTCCAGTCCCTGGTATTTGCCGCCGTTCTCGTTCACCTTGCCGTTGTCGTCCAACACCCGGATGGTCTCCAGGTTGTGGCGCAGGCCCACCTCGAAGTCGTTGGGGTCGTGGGCGGGGGTCATCTTCACGCAGCCGGTGCCAAACTCCATGTCCACGTACTCGTCGGCCACGATGGGAATTTCCTTGTCCATCAAGGGCAGGACGCAGGTCTTGCCCACAATGTCCTTATAGCGGTCGTCATTGGGGTTCACTGCCACGCCGGTATCGCCCAGCATGGTCTCGGGTCGGGTGGTGGCCACGATGACGTAGCGCCCCGCCTCCCCCTTAATGGGGTACTTGATATGCCAGAAGTGGCCGGGTTTCTCCTTGTATTCCACCTCCGCGTCGGAGAGGGCAGTGGTGCAGTGGGGGCACCAGTTGATGATGCGGCTGCCCTTATAAATGAGTCCGTCGTTGTACATCTTCACAAAGACGTGGCGCACAGCGGCGGAGAGTCCCTCGTCCATGGTGAAGCGGGAACGGCTCCAGTCGCAGGAGGCGCCCAGTTTCTTCTGCTGCTCCACAATGCGGCCACCGTACTTGGCCTTCCAGTCCCACACCCGCTCCAGGAATTTTTCACGGCCCAGATCGTAGCGGGTAAGTCCCTCGCTCTTGCGCAGCTCTTCCTCTACCTTGATCTGAGTGGCGATGCCCGCATGGTCGGTTCCGGGCACCCATAGGGCGGCGTAGCCCTGCATACGTTTAAAGCGGGTCAGGATGTCCTGAAGGGTACAGTCCATGGCATGACCCATATGGAGTTGACCCGTCACATTGGGGGGCGGCATGACAATGGTAAAGGGCTTTTTATCAGGGTCCCGGTGGCCCTCAAAGCAGCCGTTGCTCTCCCACATTTCATAGATGCGCCCCTCTGCCTCCTGGGGCTCGTAGGTCTTCGGTAATTCTCTGTTCATCGGTCACAACTCCTATCAAAAATCCGCAGATGTCTTTCGCTTGCCCCGGCTGTGGTTACCCTAAAAAACAAAAATCGCCCTGAGCCAAAAGGCTCAGGGCGAACAGTGCTGTCCGTGGTACCACCTGAATTCGGGCGTGATAATATGCCCGCACTTCAAGACCTATAACGGAGGCCTCCGGCCTGCCATACTCCTCTTCCGGCAGGCGCTCCGGGGCCACCTTCCCTACTCCCTCGGAGGGCTTTTCACCAAGCCAGCCCCTCTCTGCACGTCAGGAGTACGTACTCTTCCCCATCGTCACTTTGCGATATTGTTTCATAGTATATGCAAAAAGAGTCAAAATGTCAAGCGTGAGAGAAAAAAGCCGTCCCAACTCCTTAAGGGAAAACCTTCCGTTTCCATGCAGCAGCCGCGCAGCCCTCTCGGGCGGCGCGGCTGCTGTGTTTTAATTCCCACACTCAATAGATATCTCGTTAAACACCTTCAAGAGCTCCTCGATCTTATACCCAGCCTTCTCCTCCCCCGCCGCGTCGATAACACAGCGGCCCCTATCCATCATGACCAGCCGGCTCCCGTATTCCACGGCGAAACGGAGGTTGTGGGTAACCATGATGGCGGAGAGCTTTTTCTCCCTGACAATCCTGTCGGTGAGCTCCATGACGTTTTCGGCACTCTTGGGGTCCAAGGCCGCAGTGTGTTCGTCAAGCACCAATAGGTCGATGGGGGTCATGGCCGAGATGAGGAGAGCCAACGCCTGCCGTTGTCCACCGGAGAGGACGCCCACCTGCTGATGCAGCTTATCCTCCAACCCCAGATGGAGCAACTCCAGCTGGCTCTTATAGTAGTCTACACGCCTGTGGTTCACTCCACGGGTAAGCCCGAACGCGCCCCCCTTACTGTCGGCCAGGGACATATTCTCCAAGATGGTGAGCGTAGGGCAGGTGCCCTTGGCCGGATCCTGAAAGACCCGGCCGATGCGGGCGGCCCGGCGGTACTCAGGCATTTTAGTGATGTCCTTGCCCCCCAGGAGGATGGAGCCGCAGTCCACGGGGAGGCTGCCGCAGATGAGGTTTAACATAGTGGTCTTGCCGGAGCCGTTAGAGCCCACCACCGAGATGAACTCCCCCTCACGGATGACGAAAGAGAAGTCCTCAAAAATCCCCATCTGGCTCACCGTGCCTGGGTTAAAGACCTTGTTTACATGGTCCAGGCGCACAAGCTCAGGCATGGAGCACGCCCCCTTTCTTCCTGCCAAGCCGGTCGCTCAGCAGGGCGGCTACGAAGAGGGCCGCCATGGCAAGCTTGAGGGCGTTGGGCGGGAGGTAGAGCATAGCGATCAGGAGGATGGCCTTGTAGATGACGGTGCCCGCCAGAGCCTTGGTGGTGGTTCCCACCCGGCGCAGGCGGCCTAAGACGCTGGTACCGATGATGACGGCGGCCAGAGCCTGCACCACCATGCCGGTGCCGATGCTGACACTGGCACTCTCGGCCTGCTGGGCGAAGACAGCCCCTGCCAGGGCGGTGCAGCCGTTGCCGATGGCGAGGCCAAGAATCTTCATCCGTCCCTGATCCCGGGCTAATGCGGTGACATACTGGGCGTTGTCCCCCGCGGCCCGGAGGAGAAGGCCCGACTTGGTCTTCAGGAACCAGTCCAGCAGCAGCTTGACGGCAATCACGAAGAGGAAAGTGACCAGCAACACCCGGTACTTGTAGATCCCCTCCGGCAGGAGCGCTACCGGCCCGGAGGTAAAGATGGTGGGCTTATTATAAAACTGGAGGATGGCGGACCCACCCAGGATAAAGAGGTTCACCGACCATAGCGCGGTCATGGTGATGATGCCGGAGAGGAGGTCCGCCACCTTGAGCTTAACGTGGAGGACCCCGGTGAACGCCCCCGCCAGCATCCCCAGCAGGAACACCAGCACACAGGCAAGCCACGGGTTCACCCCGGCGGTGATGAGGGCGGCGGTGGCGCAGGCCCCCAGGGGAAAGGTGCCGTCCACGCTTAGATCCGGAAAATCCAATATCTTATAGGTGATGTAGACGCCCATGACCATAATGCCGTAGATAAAGGATTCCTCCAGCACGCTTTTCACCAGGCCGAGGATGATATCCATGTTGTCGCTTCCTTTCAGTGGGACCGCTGAAATTTACTGGTCCACGTTTTCAGCAGAGGAGTAGTCGGCGGGGAGAGTCATGCCGAACTTGTCGAAGTTAGCCTGGGAGTAAACGGGTACGGAATCGGCCACCACGGAAACCGGGATGGCGCTGGGATCGGCGCCATTCAGCACCTGGACGGCCAGATTGCCTGTCTCCACGCCGAGGGCCACGTAGTCCAGACTTTCAGAGGCCACGCAGCCGTTGCGGACCTGCTCGATCTCGCTGCCGAAGACGGGGATGCCGGCAGCGTCGGTGGCGTGGAGGAGGGTGGAGAGGTTGTTGACCACGTTGTTATCGGTGAAGTTATTGACGCAGTCCACTCCCTTGCCCACCAGGGCAGCTGCGCCGGAGGCGACCTCGCTCTCATTGGTGATGCCCACGGCCTCGACGGTCAGGTCATATTTGGGGGCCAGCTCCTTAAAGGTCTCGAGAGCGGAGACCGAGTTGGGTTCGCTGGTGGTGTAGAGAACGCCTACGGTCTTGGCGTCTGGGAGCATGGCACGGATCATCTTGAGCTGGCCATCCAAATTGAGGGTGTCCGTCGTACCGGTGGTGCCGTTGCCGGGGTTTTCCAGGGTCTTGACCAGGCCCGCGGCCACGGGGTCGCTGACAGCGCAGAAGACGGTGGGGATACCGGAGTCCTTGGCGGCGGAGTAGGCGCTCATTGCGGCGGGCGTCGCCACGCCGATGATGAGGTCGTATTTAGAGGCCACCATGTTCTTGGCAATCATGTCGGCGGTCTCGGCCTGCCCCTGGGCGTTCTTCACATCAATGGTAACGCCGTTCTCGCTATCCTTATAACCGGCGGCCTCCAGGCCCTGAATGGTGCCTTCGGTGCAATTGTCAAGAGAGGGGTGGGGGGCATACTGGATGATGCCGATAGTGACGTTCTTTGTCTCAGCGCTGGGGCTGACGGCAGTGCTGGCGCTGGGGCTGGCGGAGCCCGAGGGCACTGCCGAGGGGGAGGCGCTGCCCCCTCCGGTGGAGCAGGCGGCAAGGGGCAGGGTCATGGCGGCGGCGGCGGCCAGAGACAGGAGTTTCTTTAGGGTGTGCTTTTTCATGGTGATTTCTCCTCAATTTAAATTTGGGCGGCAGATGGGCCAGCATAAGTGTTCGCAATAAAACAAACAAAAAGACGCTCTCATCCCATTTCTGGGACAAAAGCGTCAGCTTCTGCGATACCACCCAAATTGACGTCCGAAGACGCCCACTCGTTTCACGTGCCATCACACGTGCCCGATGGATAACGGGTGGGAACCCGTCGGCATCTACTGGGATTACTCCGTTCAAGCCGCCCTCCGAAGTCCATTCACACCCCGCCTTGTATCCCGCTCACACTGTCCGGGACTCGCTTTGCCTTGGCCGCGGATGCTACTTCTCTCCGTCATAGGTTTGGTGCTATGTTGCTGTATTGCATTATAAGCACCCGCGGTCACATTTGTCAACTACTTTTTAACGATATCTTCCCTCCTCCCGCTCCATCAGAGGGGTGAGGGTGGCCCGGATGTTCTCCCTGGCCGTCGCAATATCCCGCACCCGGATGGCATGAAAAACCCGGGCGGCGTTCTCATAAATAGCTCGGTTTCCATCCCTGCGGGCAAACTGGGCCCACAAGGTCAGGTTGGGCACCCGGAACGCCTGGTAGATGAGGGGTATGAGGGTGTTGCTCCCCAGTAAAGTCAGCTCGTGGTAAAAGGCGAAGGCCGCCTCGGCCACTGCCTGGGGGGCTTGGGCTCTCTCCAATTCGGCAAGCAGACCCTCCAGCGCGGCGAGGCCCTCCTCGGTCAGCATGGGAATGGCCTGCTCCACCGCCAGTTGGTCGAAAATGAGCTTGATTTCCAGTATGGAGCGAATCTCCTCGGGCCGCAGCCGCCCGCCGTTATACTCCATAATAGAACGGATGGTCTCGGGCGTGCCCGTGCGGCGGTAGTCGGCCACGTAGACCCCCGCTCGGGGCTTTACGTGCAGAAAGCCCTTCCGGGCAAGGTCCGAGATACCCCCGTTCACCACCGCCCGGCTCACCTGCATCTGCTCGGCCAGCTCCCGCTCAGAGGGCAGCCGCTCCCCCACTGCAAGCTGGCCGGATAAAATCATGCTCTCCATCTCCCGGATGAAGAGTTCCTTCAGTGTGGGCGCACTCAGCTTTGAAAATTCCATTGCGGGCCTCCTATGTCTCCATGACATTGGTATAACCAGATACCAGATTGAGATTATCACACTGTAAGCATAAAATCAAGGTCTATTTTTATCGATTTTCGCATAATTATTAAAGTAAATTGTCCGTTTTCCCTTGACATTACCCAAATGTTAAGTTAACATTTTAACAAGATTTGTCCCATAAAATTCTGGTCCGACCAGAACCCGCCGCCCCGCCGGGCAGAAAGGAAGGCACGACCATGCAGGAATTCAAGGTGCTGGAGATCAAGCAGAGCGTGTTTGAAAACAACGACCGGGACGCGGACCGCCTCCGGGAGGAACTGCGGGAGAAGAACATCTTCCTCCTCAACCTCATGTCCTCCCCCGGTGCGGGAAAGACCACCACCCTGACCCAAACCATTAACCGTCTGAAGGACAGGCTGAATATCGCCGTTATGGAGGCCGACATCGACTCCGACGTGGACGCCCACACCATCGCCTCCACCGGGGCAAGGGTCATCCAGCTCCACACCGGCGGCATGTGCCACCTGGACGCGGACATGACCCGTCAGGGATTAACGGGTCTGGGGGCTGAGGGGGCCGACCTGGTCGTTCTCGAAAATGTGGGAAATCTGGTCTGCCCAGCCGAGTTTGATACCGGCTCAACCAAAAACGCCATGATTTTAAGTGTACCCGAGGGGGACGACAAGCCCCTCAAGTACCCCCTGATGTTCAAGATCTGCGACGTGTTGCTGATCAATAAAACCGACACGCTCCACGTCTTTGACTTCAACATGGAGAAGTGTATCGAGCGGGTCAAAAAGCTCAACCCCAGCATTAAGGTCATCCCAATTTCGGCCAAGACCGGCGGAGGGATTGACGCGTGGTGCGACTGGCTGTACGGCGCGGTCAGTGAGTTCCGCTCTGGGAACTGAAATTAAAGGAGGAACACAAGTATGAGAGAGCTTACAAAAATGTGGTTCCCCGAGGGGTATGTCTGTCAGCATAACGAGAAGGTCATGGCCCTGGCTAACCTCATCGGCCGGAAAAAGCCGGGCAAGGGCTTTGCCTGGGACGACCCGGAGTACGTTATCCTGGAGGCCGGCGTGGACGACGAGATGGCCGAGATGGGCCTCGCCATGGGCTACTTCACCAAGCGTACCGCCCCCGAGATGGCCCGCCTCACCGGCAAGAGCGAGGAATACTGTCACGAGCAAATGATGAAACTGGCGGTGTATGGCACCACCTTCGTCAACGTTATCAACGGGGTGGACACCTTCTGGCATGCTGAGAGCTGGATTCCCGGCGTAATGGAGATGATCGTCAACAATCTCGACAACGTGAAGAATTACCCAATCGTTGCCTACGCGATGGAGGCTTACGGCCGTGTGCGCGGCCCTCTGAGCGCGGGCATGTTCCCCCCCGGCATCGGACTCATGCGGGTCATCCCCATCGAGTCCGCCATCGATGGCACCAGCCGCAGGGCAAGCTACGAGGAGGTCTCTACCTACCTCAACGAGAACACCATCTTCTCCTGCTCCCCCTGCTCCTGCCGGACCGACCGGGAGGCCATGGGCGAGGGCTGCGGCCACCTGAAGGAGGACATGTGCATCCAGCTCGGCCACGCCGCCGAGTACTACATCCGAACCGGCCGGGCCCGGGCCATCACCCGGGAGGAGGCCTTTGAGATTATCAAGCGCGCTGAAGAGAACGGCCTCATGCACCAGATCCCAAACATTGACGGCTCGGGCAAGACCCACGCCATCTGCAACTGCTGCGGATGCTCCTGCCTGTCTCTGCGCACGGGTAGTATGTACAAGAACACGGACATGGTCCGCTCCAACTACGTCTCCCGCGTGGATAAGGAGAAGTGCGTGGCCTGCGGCCAGTGCGTGGAGCACTGTCCCGTCAACGCACTCAAGCTGGGGCAGAAGCTCTGCTCCACCGGACCCGTCACTGAGGATATCACCACCAAGCGCACCCCCCGCAACAACGAATGGGGCCAGAAGGACTGGAACCCCGATTACCGTACCAACCGTCAGGAGGTGGTGGACACTGGTACCGCCCCCTGCAAAACAAGCTGTCCCGCTCACATCGCCGTGCAGGGCTATATCAAGCTGGCCGCTCAAGGTAAGTACCGGGAGGCCCTCCAGCTCATTAAAATGGAAAACCCCTTTCCCGCCGTCTGCGGCCGGGTGTGCAACCGCCGGTGTGAGGACGCCTGCACCCGCGGCAGCCTGGATGAGCCCATCGCCATCGACGAGATCAAGAAATTCATCGCCGAGCAGGACCTGGACGAAACGAGCCGTTTCATCCCCAAGAAGCGCCATGACTACAGCGACAAGAAGATTGCCATCGTAGGTGCCGGCCCGGCCGGCCTCTCCTGTGCCTACTACCTGGCTCAGGACGGGTACGACATCACAGTATTTGAAAAACAGGAGCGCCTGGGCGGCATGCTAACCTTGGGCATCCCCTCCTTCGTCCTGGAGAAGAACGTGGTAGACGCCGAGATCGACGTCCTTCGGGAACTGGGCGTCAAGTTCAAAACCGGCGTAGAGGTCGGCAGGGACGTGACCCTGGACGAGTTGAGGGGCCAGGGCTACAAGGCCTTTTACCTGGCTGTGGGCGCCCAGCAGGGCCGTGGCCTGGGCTTAGAGGGAGAAGATGCCCAGGGGGTCCTCTCGGGCGTGGAGCTCCTCCGTCGGGTCAACCTGTCGGAGGAAAAGCTGGTCTCCGGCAAAGTGGTGGTCATTGGCGGCGGCAACGTGGCCATTGACGTGGCCCGCTCGGCCAGGCGCTGCGGTGGCGAGCAGGTAGAGCTGTACTGCCTGGAGAGCCGCGCTGAAATGCCTGCCCTGGACGAGGAGGTGGAGGCGGCCGAGCATGAGCATATCTCCATTCATAACGGCTGGGGCCCCAAGCGCATTCTCACTGAAAACGGCAAGGTCACCGGGGTGGAATTCAAGCGCTGCGTCAGCGTCTTTGACGAGAACCGCCGTTTCTCCCCCAAGTACGATGAGAACGACGTCATGGTCGTTCCTGCCGACTGGGTGGCCCTCTCCGTGGGCCAGGCTATCGACTGGGGAGGCCTCCTGGACGGGAGCTCAGCCGTCCTTGGCCGCAACAACACCATCCAGGTGGACGACTGGACCTACCAGACCGCCCAGAGCGACGTCTTCGCCGGCGGCGACGCGGTAACCGGCCCCAGGTTTGCCATCGACGCCATCGCCGCCGGTAAACAGGGTGCCATCTCCATCCACCGTTTCGTCCAGCCCGGCCAGGATCTGCGCTTTGGCCGCAGCCGCCGGGAGTTTATAGAGCTGGATAAGTCCACCGCCGTGCTGGAGGGCTACGACAACACCCCCCGCCAGCGGCCCCAGGCGGCGGAAACTCCCGACGCCCCCTCCTTCCGGGACACCCGGGGCACCTTCACCGAGGAGCAGATGAAAAAAGAGAGCGAGCGCTGCCTGGGCTGTGGAGCCACGGTGGTGGACGAGTATATGTGCGTGGGCTGCGGCATGTGCACCACAAAATGCAAGTTCGACGCTATCCGCCTAGAGCGGGCCTATGACAGCCCGGGCGTCGCCTTCCTGGACATCAAGAAGACCATCACCCCTCACGTCCTCAAGCGCAAGGTGAAGATCACCGCCAAAAAGGTCTTCGGCGGGAAAGAGTAAGCCATGCATGAGTTAGGCATCATGTACCACGTGGTGGAGCAGGTCCTCCGCATCGCGGCCGGTAACGGCCTCACCCAAGTGGACACTCTTGTCCTCCAGGTGGGAGAGCTGTCCTCCGTTATCCCTCATTACTTAGAGGCCTGCTTCCCCGCAGCTGTCGACGGCACACTTCTGGAGAAGACCAAGCTTTCCATCGAGGTCCTTCCCGCCAACGGCCTGTGCTCTTCCTGCGGCAAGGTCTTCGGCCTGGTGGAGCACCACAGGACCTGCCCCCACTGCGGCGGCCGGGAGTACGAGACCCTGAGCGGCAGCGAATTTTACATCAAGGAGATCGTCGCCTGTTAAAAACCATAAATTGTTTTCAGATAGAGGAGTGACCTCCATTGCCCGCCCTTTCAGAGCTGCGATATGAACCCGACCCGGCCCGGCAGACCCGGGACTTCTTCGACCGCCTTGCCCCCCAATGGGACGGTATGGCCCACGCGTCCGACGACAAGATCGACGCCATTCTCACCCAGGCCGGGGTACCCCATGGAGGGCGTATCCTAGACGTGGCCTGTGGCACCGGCATCCTCTTCCCCGCCCTTTTCCGCCGCTCCCCCTCCCTTCTCCGGGCCATCGACCTGTCCCCCCGCATGGTAGCTCTGGCGCGGACGAAACACTCCGGCGCGGAGGTCACCGCCGAGGACTTTTATTCTTTCAGCCAGGGCGGCTTTGACTGCATAGTGGTCTACAATGCTTACCCCCACTTCCTGGATAAGACCCTCTTTGCCGCCCAGGCCTACCGCTGCCTCAGGCCAGGTGGCAGGCTGGTCGTCGCCCATGGCTGCGGCAGGCGGGCGCTTAACAACCGGCACCACGCGGGCCCCGCCCAGGTCGTCTCCACCCCCCTCCTCTCCTGCACCGAGGAGTCCCTCCGCCTGGGTTACCGCTTCACCTTTGACGTGATGGCGGACGAGGAGGATCGCTACATCCTCTCCGGAAGAAAAAAATAAAAAGGAAACGAGAGCGGTCACTCGCTCTCGTTTCCTTTTTATAAGCCGTCCGGCTCCCCGTTTTTCCGTTCCCGCCGTAAGAATGCAAACTTGGTCTCCGAGCAGAGGATGGCGATGAAGATGAGTGCAAACCCCAGCAGCATAGGCCCCGTCGGCCGCTCTTGCCCCGCCAGGACGGAGAAGAACACTCCGAAGGGGGCCTCCAGGGCCAAAAGCACCGCCGCCGTGGCCGGGGGCGTGTATTTCTGCCCCACGTTCTGGAAAAGGAGCGCCCCCGCCGTGGCGAACACCGACAGATACACAAGGCTCCCCACCGCCCCCGCGGTAATGCCCACGGGAAATTCCTCAAAAATAAGGGCGAAAACCCAGGCCCACACCGCCGTGACCGCGAACTGCACTGCGGTAAGCAGGAAAATGTCCTTCCCCTGGGCATTCTTCGCCACGGCGATGATGTGGCAGGCGTAGAGAAGGCCGGAACCCAAAGTAAGTACGTCCCCCCAGCCCATCGATAAATCTGCCGACAGGCTCACAAGCCCCACCCCCGTGATGCACAGAAGGGCCGCCGCCACGTTGTATCGGTCCGGTCGCTGGTGAGAAACTACCCAGTAGAGAAATGGCACGATCACGCAGTAAACGGCCGTCAGAAAGGCGTTTTTCCCCGGCGTGGTCAACATAAGGCCGAAGGTCTGGGCGCTGTACGCCCCAAAGAGCAGAGTGCCCATCACGGCCCCTCCCATCAGATACCCCCGGTCCAGCAGCTTGAGTTTCTTCCAAAAGATCGCCACGAGAATGGCCGCCCCCGCCGTAAAGCGAAACGCCAGCAGATAGAACGTGGGCACCGTATCCAGCGTGTTCTTCATGATGACAAAGGTGGAGCCCCAAATAACGGTGGCCAGAACGATGAGCGGGCGGGCGAGCTTTGAGAGTGCGGTTTCATTCATGGTTGACGAGCTCCCCTTTTGTGTGGTATTATAGAACAAATTTTCGAGGTGAGGTTTATGTCGAAATTGACGCGGGATTTCTATGACCGGGACACCCTGACCGTAGCCAGGGACCTGTTGGGCAAGCATCTGGTGCGCTTGGTAGACGGTCTGCCCCTGGCCTGCCGCATCACCGAGACCGAAGGCTATATCGGCCGCCTGGACAAGGCCTGCCACGCATATGCCTATAGGCGCACCCCCCGGACCGAGACTCTATTTACCCGCCCCGGTACGGCGTATATTTACCTCATCTACGGGATGTACGACTGCCTAAATTTTGTGACCGAACCCGAGGGCGAACCTGCCGCAGTCCTCATCCGGGCAGCTGAGCCTGTTGCGGAATGGGGCGATGCCATTGCCCACAACCGCTATGGCTGCGGCCTCGCCGACATGACGGTCTACCAGAAGAAGAACTTTCTCAACGGCCCCGGTAAGCTCTGCCGAGGGCTGAAACTGACCCGCGCTCAGAACGGCCTGGACCTGACCGGGGACGAGCTCTATGTCTGGGATGCCGGGGAGACCCCGGCCCATATCAATATAAGCAAACGCGTCGGCATCGACTACGCCGAAGAGGCGGCAGATTTCCCCTGGAGGTTCTGGATATGATTTTGTTCGACCTAGACGGCACCCTCATCGACTCTAACAGCATCTGGGAGGATATCGACTCCGCCTTTCTGGGCCGCCGGGGCCTCCTGTCAACCGAGGAGTACGCTCACCGAATGGGCCAGTCCATTTTCCCCGTGGCAGCCCAGTTGACGAAGGATTACTTCGCCCTTGACATGACCCCCCAGGAGATTATGGATGAGTGGACCCATTTGGCGGGGGACGCCTACGCCCACGTCCCCCTCAAGCCTGGAGCGGCGGAATTTCTGGAGCAATGCCGCCTGGAGGGCCGCCGTCTCGCCCTGGTCACCGCCTGCGTGCCCGGCCTCTGCCGTACCGCCCTGTCCGCACACGGCCTGGAGCAATATTTCGACAAGCTCGTGTTCGCCCAGGAACTGGGACTTGAAAAGCGGGACCCCCTGGTCTTCCACCGCTCCGCCGAGCTGCTGGGCGTCTCCCCCGAAGGCTGCACCCTCTACGAGGACGCCCCCGCCAACTGCGCCGCCGCCAAAACAGCCGGTATGCGGGTGGTGGGCGTGTACGACCCCTTCTACCGTCGGTATGAGGCAGAGATGCGCCGCACCTGCGACCAGTACATCACCAGCTTTACGGAGCTGCTATAGAAACGACCACGGGCGACACAACTGCTTTTGAATTAAGGGGGCAGGGGACAAACAGCAGGGCATTGAATATGCCCTTGTTTGTCCCCTGGCTTTTTCTTTCCCCCGCGGGAGGCGCCGCCCCTCTGCATAGGGGAAGTCTCCCATCCGCTAAATCTTACTCATATGCTGGGCCGCCGACTTGAGCATCAGTTTCTTCGTCCCCACATTGTCAAAGGCAATCTCGATAAGCGCGTCGCCCCCCATCTTCTGGACCGACACCACCATACCGTTACCGAACGCCTTATGTGTCACCATCTCGCCTCGCTGGTACTCGGGCAGGGCCGCGCCCGCGGACTTTATGCCGCCCACCGCGGTACTGGGCCGCGCAGTTTTTCTCTCGTTGGCGCCGCCTCCCTGGGCGGAGTGCTCTCCGATCGAATATCCCCGATCATACCCGCCGCTCCGGTATCCGCCGGCAGCGGAGGGCTTTTTCTCTACAGAAGTGGGCGCGGGCTTCCAGCCTTCGTCAAAGTCGCTGTTCTCGCTCAAATAGCTCCGCCCCGACTTCTCCACGAAGTCACCGGGAATCTCCCCCACAAAACGGGAGGGCCTGTTGTTGCTTGTGCGGCCAAAGAGCATCCTCTGGGCCGCGCAGGTAAGGTAAAGCTTTTCCTTCGCCCTCGTCATGGCCACGTAGCAGAGCCGCCGCTCCTCCTCCATCTCCTCCATCTCTCCGATGGCCCGGATGCCGGGGAAGATTCCCTCCTCCACACCAACGACGAAGACCACCGGAAACTCCAGCCCCTTGGCCGAGTGCATGGTCATCATCACGGCGCAGTCCTCGTTGGGGTCATGGTTATCGAGGTCGGTGTACAGCGCGATCTCGTCCAGAAAACCGGACAGATTGGGCTCCGCCGCGTTCTCCAGATAGCCATTGATGGAGGTGAGGAGCTCGCGCACATTCTCAAGCCGAGTGCGGTCTTCCACCGTGTTTTTCTGCTCCAGCATGATGCCGTACCCTGTGCGGATGATGAGCTCCTCATAAAAGTCGGGGAG contains the following coding sequences:
- a CDS encoding HAD hydrolase, family IA, variant 3 translates to MILFDLDGTLIDSNSIWEDIDSAFLGRRGLLSTEEYAHRMGQSIFPVAAQLTKDYFALDMTPQEIMDEWTHLAGDAYAHVPLKPGAAEFLEQCRLEGRRLALVTACVPGLCRTALSAHGLEQYFDKLVFAQELGLEKRDPLVFHRSAELLGVSPEGCTLYEDAPANCAAAKTAGMRVVGVYDPFYRRYEAEMRRTCDQYITSFTELL